The nucleotide sequence GCATTTGAAAGAACGTTCATTGGGCCGATTACTGGCTCGTATAAACAGGCATTTAGGCTTTAGAATCTCCAGAGCCGTAGCAAAAATTTGTAACAGGGCACCTCACCTACAGGGTCTGGGtgagactgctacctctgcacgccCTATATCTACTCCCCTGATGGATGACCTATACGAAGGATAGGTCATTAATGTTCTGGGCCAAgaaaacttttgttttttttcaagaggGAAAAATGCAAGACCGGAGTAGATGGCTAGTCTCCAATACAAAGCTTGACAGGAGAAATTGCCAAAACGATATCCTCTCTCTGACATCACTTAGTAATTCAATTTCCGCTTCTGCCGACCTCCTGTGATGAATCAGCACATAATATGGTTTGCACCTAGTGTAATGTAGCGCCATCTGTCACCCagtggctcccatgttaaaacatATACACTGCACGACATACGAtttttggcggggggggggggggggatgctgcagGATTAAATAGTGCAGTCTACTAAGATATGACATcctcaaaagaaaaaaagaaagaaacacaaaaacCATAGAATGATGTGGTTGCAAGACTCACTTTTTTCGAGCTGCTGAAATCATAAATCACTTCTTTCTCCTCATTTCTCATTACCGGAACATTGGGAATGGTCCCCACATGAACGTGGCTCCTAATTACAGGGAGAAGGTCAAAACACAACTCTTCCACTTTTTTAAGAGCATTGGTTATAATGTCTTCATCAACACTACTGTCTTTCACAATATCCGGAAGGGACCCACAGTAACTAAAGTTTGGACAAGATTCATTGGCTTTCTTTGCATGTAGGTTCTTTGCCGGCATTGTGAAACAGTCTTTGACACGGTCGACAATAGGGGACTCACTGTCAAGTCTTAATCTTTTGGCACTTTTAGGCATTTGGAAAGCATCGATTGCTCTCTTATTTACAGAAGTGCAGCTCTCAGATGATAGTTGACTTTCACAAGTGTTCGGTTTCTCTTTATTGCTCGTTTTTGAATTGCTCCCAGTTTTTATGAATACGGTCGAAGTGGATGTAATAGACTTAAAACCAGTTATCTGGCTAACAGGAACGTTTTGTCCATCTCCAGTCATACCTCTGTTCAACTGAACATTACCCTTTAAGATGTTCAAAGTCCTGGCACGTGCAGACAATTCTGggtacatggtgtctaaaattttGACAGAATTTTCTTGAACTTTACATGCAGAACTTCCATTTGCAGAAAGAGGCAATCTTCCTGGCACAGGAACAGCATGTTTTGGAGTCGCAGCACAAAACTGCAAAGGAGAAGACAATAGTCTTTGGTTTGCTTTCTCAGCAGGAGACGGAGTGTTAAATACAGGAGATTTTCGTTTACGCCCATCACATAACGGGGACATCAATGGCAGAAATGGTGTTCCGGGCATAGGTGAAATCAATTCATCGAGGGGAGATGGTAATGATGAACGACTTGAAGACGACATAATGGGCGAGATGGTGCGCACACTCCTTGGTGGAGTTGGCAACAATGGAGCCAGTAGAGGAGGCAATGGTGGACCCATCTCAGACCTTACTTTATTAATAGTTTCTGGCGAATGACCAGTGTTGGTGGAGGTGTCAGCATTTGCTAAAACAGTTTGCCCTACCTGGGCATTCAAAGGATTTTGGTTTCTTACAGTTTGAAAGCCGGAAGCTTTAAGTTTGTTGGATGTATCATGTTCTCGTATTTTCCCTGTACTTACACTGCCTCGACTGACTGAATTCTCCAAAGTAGCACATACATTTTCAGAATTTGTCTTTTGTTTTCGAGTTAAACATACTGCTCTGGGATCAACAAAATCATCAGGTCTACTAAAATTCCAGATGAAATTTTTACCGGGAAGAAGTCTTTGACTTCCTGTCTCGGCATTGCTCCTGAGGTTTTCAGCATCATTATCAGAGTGAATATGATCCGAAACATCATTCTGTCTTACTGGGTCCTGCAAAGAGGTGGTATCCTTAGATTTTCCATCTGAGAAGCATTCTACAGCATTTCCTTTACTAGTCGTGTCATTCTTGGACTCTGTATTTAGAATGCGCGAGACTGAATGCTCAGAGTCTCTCAAGAAGTCATTTTCTACTATAGAATCATTAGAACCATTTAAAGGTACTGTAGAAAATCGCTCTTCACTTTCGGCATGCGCTAATGTAGAACGTTCACGTCCTCGTAGTTTAGTCATACTTAATAGTGTATGATCATCCTTCGTGGCATCAGTAGCCATTTTGAATGATTGAACAGAATTGTTTAAGGCTGGGCGTGTAAAGTTTACCTTACGAACTGGAAACTCATATTCACTGTCACTGCTATCCAGAGATATATCACATGGGTCAATAGTATCGGTCTCGAATTCATTTAAGCAGTGATTTGATTCTGAAGGTATTTGAAGGTGCTGCAACTCTTCCAATGGAACAGGCAATACTACAGACGATGATTTgacaggaataagaccagcaaTTGGACAAAGGACCGTGTTTTTGTGTTCTGAAACGCTGGAATTCAAGTCCAAGTTTGGTTCCTTCATCAGAGTTACTTCTTGACATTGGGCTTTAATTAGGTTTTCTTGGTTTTCATATTCAGGATCTACTGCCATGCGAACAGGACTGGAACGGACCACAGAACGAAGATTAGTCTGAAGATTGGGTTTTTCTAGATCATGACTAGGGTTCTCAGTACTTGTTTCAACACATGGAGTGCACACATGTACATTCGAAGGTGGAGATACATTATCAGCACAAATCAGCAACTTTGAAGAATAGGCAAAGTCTTCATTAGAAGTTTTTAGATCTGCTGGTGAGACGGGTACATTTAAGCCTAATGAGGAGGGATCAACAGCTGCTGGTGAAatacttttatgcttattatcTACAGATGTACTAACCATTTTGTCCATCCCACAATCAAGGCAATCCTGTTGCTCAGGTTCATGTtctaatagtttttctttttgtgaTGAACAATTTTCCAGACCACCTTGTTTCTCATCTATAGTTTTACATTGTGATTCCGTAGAGGCAGAAATAATGAAATCTTCCTTGTTCAAAGTTATGGCCATAATattttgtttgtctgtcgtatttGAAATGACCTCAAGGTGTGTCTCAGTTATTTTGTACATATCGCGAGATTTATCATATATTGTATTCTCCCTGATATTTTCATAATCTATACCAGGTGCTCCAGAATCGGAAACGGTTGGCAGAAGATTATCGCTACTAAGTAAACTTGAGGTTTGCCCTAATGTCTCACTTGACTGGCTTTGTCCTACTGTCATTAGAACAGATCCTGGGTCATTTTTTTCAGTACTCATAATACAAAGTTGCTCTGTCTCTTCAGTGGATTTACTTATTAAATGCAAATTAGACGTGGTGTCTAAGGTTCTCTCTAAATTCTCTTCACTACATTTAGACAAATCAACATCTACAGCATTACTAAATTTTGGGCAAGTCACGTCCTGAGTGTGTGTGCTGGCGTCACCGGACATATTTTGCTTGCTATGTAAATCCATTAAGCTTGAATTTTCCTTTTCTGAACAATTCCCAGATTGCATATGTAACACAGTTTCTTGATCATTGCCCATAGATATTGACATATCCTTATCTGGGTTTAAACCACAGTGAACAAGTTGACCATCAGTAACGGAACGGTTGTTGGCAATGAAGCATCCAACGGTTTCATGATATTGACCGGTTGTAGAATCTGAAACACTATTTAATTGCATTTCATCTTTTTCTGCAGTATCTTGGAACTCATTTTCAACATCCATAGCTATAGATCCATTTTTAATTTCAGCTAAGGGTCTTTCATAGAACTCGGGATTTAATAATTCTGGTTCAGCATTTTTCAAGACTACTTTCTGAGACTCTTTAGAGCATGTTGTGCCGTTTGCATGATGATCAGATCTGTCCTCATATTTCATATGGATGGGTTCCTCGGTCACTGTCTGTGCTTCTGACAAAGGCAAATTGTGAGTAGTCTCCTCAAGGTTGTGCATGTTTGGCTCCATTGGCGTGGTTATGACTGGACCATCATTAGAATGCAATGAGGTTTTGACAGACGAATTAGCTGTAGCTACCAAAATGTGTTCATCACCTTCATTCCAATCACGATTTTTATCAGTCCCATTTTCAAGTTTATTTTCGGTCTTTAGTTGAGAAACAAAGTTGGACTGATCCAGTACACTGTTTGTTTCAGCATCACTTGAGTCGGAGAATTCTCCAAACACATTCTgtaatgagaaaaataaaaatatcaaaaggTTTGTTGTACATTTTCCACAAATGAAACAACCATCTCTGATACAAGGTCTTGAAAACGCGTGTGTTCAGTGCGAGTGCATTTAAAGAAAAATTTTGCTCAATGTTTTATATCCTAAACGAATTTCGTTTAGAATAGAAGATTATTATATCTTACAAAATTCCAATTTAGAGTGAAGCACGGGCAAAGGCAGCAAAACACaaaaagacataactttttaacgctatacaaaatatttattataggagttatagcaTTTTTTTCTGAAATTAAACCCCAATATAAAACAAGTCTCTAAAAATTTTATAGAGCTCTCAAACCCACCTCAATTGTGATCGGTGAACCTTGTATAGGTGACAACAGATTTGGGAGTGGTTTAGCCCAATCCTGTACTTCCCATATTTCCTCCCCATCACTTTCGACATCAGAATTTACTGAGCTATTGTCACTCAGATCCTTGGAGACCAAGATGTTAAAATTTGCATCCTCATTAGAAGAATATTCTTCATTATACTCAATCACAGCTGACTCCGTATGAGGCGTATAATTTTGCTCAGTCAACTTGAACGATGCTTGTACTGTATCCAATTCAGCGAGAGTGTTACAAGTCTGTCTGATTTCAAGACTGTGGCTAGGAGATCGTTCGCACTCAGAAGAACCCTTGGCTTTTCTTCCTCTTCTTTTGACTGAAATAAAAATAGATGGTATGTGTCACAGACATCCGTTAAACGGATAAGTCATGAGCTTATCATGACGCATATGGTAAACAGCTGACAAAATAGCCTATGATTGACAGATGCCGAATAGTGtcatatgtcacccataggcaGCCGTTTAAAGCATATGTCATGAATAGATCATGAGCGTTCATGACATGCACGTTAAACATATCCCCTCATAGACTATGGGTGACGCATGCCCCTGTTAGGCCACCGTCACAACCTACGTTTAATGTAAACGTCAAGAGATTTACCCAGCGTTTATGTTAAACGTAGGCTAAAAATGTGATGGGTCCTTGCTGTCAGTTAATCGAAACATTGTTTACATCCGGGGCCTGAAAACCTGTAAAGAATTAACATTTCTCACGACTGAGTATTTGCAACAATCCCTTTCAGTCAAGGCAATCCTCAGAGATAAACAGATTTGCCGAATACATTTTGCATACACCTACATTGTATCAAGCTCAGGACAGGGGAGAGTTTTTAGCTGCTGATATGATAAACTCAGAGGATAACCTACACTGGAAAAATAAGCAGCAGCGGAGAGAAATAATCAAACGTGTATGGGTTTTCAGGCTCTGGATGTAAATAGGAATGAGAAAGTTGCCTAATTTGTTGTACAGCAATTTatctttatttaaataaaaagacacCATTGAATGTCTGTCGGTGTGGTGGTGTTGGTATCAGCCCTATGACGGAGAGGACTGTGTCGTGGCGTCCGTTATAAACCGAAGCCATGACGCAgatttgaacagagcctaactgatTTGTTTAGTTGAGTTATGAAAACTAATGCAACAGGAGACATATGGTAATTTTACATACAAACAGATAAACATGCACTTACTTTCTATGACTTTTATTTCAGGTACGGTTTGTGGATGTTTGCCTGTATTCCCGttagaaaagacaaaaaaaataaaaaaaagttcaaaaatatgtctaaaataattaaaaaaaacaaacacccgaCATTTTGAAATAAAGCACTATTCACATCTGCATAAACGCTTCCGTGCCGGATCGCTCCATTTTTGATGGATCAAGGCTGAAGCTTTAAATATTCTAACAAATTGGGGATACAATATTctactcagcgggtgacggctgtgttatacaacgTACACCTCACTATAATGGGTGGAattaaagatcactttgattctgctcatctaacaccttaaatgctgcggtcaatcgcgaccgtggcatctaaattGTTAGAATTTTGGGGGCGCCCCCTCGAACACAGCATCGCGCCCCCTCCCCCCGTGACAGGATCGGCCGGTgactatggttgttatggcagcctgggggcctatgaaggcccccaggtctgccatttctgtactcctttgaagccctgcctttagcatggcttcaaaggagaccgttcagaatcacgatatactgaaatacattagtattgcagtagatcatgcaagcgatccaaagatccctaggggcactaataaaaaagatgataaaaacagttaaatatttttagaatgttccaaaaaataaaaaataaaaaattaaaaagttcaaaaaacccctctTTTGCCATATTTCCCTAACgcaatgttacatttaaaaaataaaataaaaaaaaagttaacataattggtatcgctgcatccgtataagtccaaactatcacaatatagcgttgcttAACCAgctcggtgaacaccgcaaaaaaatataaaatgtataaaacatgcaaattgctgttttttggtcaccttaggtccacaaaaaaaaaaaaaggaataaaaaaagtgatcaaaaagtcgcatgttccccaaaatggtatttgtGAAAAACGACAGGTCGCcccacaaaatttaagccctcacacctctaaatgaatggggaaaaaaaataatcgttatggctctcagaatacggcgacacaaattttttttttttagcaaatagttgtttattattt is from Rhinoderma darwinii isolate aRhiDar2 chromosome 5, aRhiDar2.hap1, whole genome shotgun sequence and encodes:
- the ICE1 gene encoding little elongation complex subunit 1; this encodes MMPGETHSKTAGIASEAAGSCHNCTSLQQSLNEYVAALIALKQKIIDSDQLLAEYQQKSHDLQYAERENETLRCQLEQMLQKMSSPAQHEEELKSLKAELEEKTSSLKIYQQTQMEYTKVKEECEKSEITKKKLEAKLKRMEEAAAMHDKDSKQLKKDKKVITKELKKIQKNLDGFQSEKGKKVVMKNAQTQVAREEPVVKLDKQKIKYLLEEIWGCIESSTENGDCNLLMLGKHPQTVPEIKVIEIKRRGRKAKGSSECERSPSHSLEIRQTCNTLAELDTVQASFKLTEQNYTPHTESAVIEYNEEYSSNEDANFNILVSKDLSDNSSVNSDVESDGEEIWEVQDWAKPLPNLLSPIQGSPITIENVFGEFSDSSDAETNSVLDQSNFVSQLKTENKLENGTDKNRDWNEGDEHILVATANSSVKTSLHSNDGPVITTPMEPNMHNLEETTHNLPLSEAQTVTEEPIHMKYEDRSDHHANGTTCSKESQKVVLKNAEPELLNPEFYERPLAEIKNGSIAMDVENEFQDTAEKDEMQLNSVSDSTTGQYHETVGCFIANNRSVTDGQLVHCGLNPDKDMSISMGNDQETVLHMQSGNCSEKENSSLMDLHSKQNMSGDASTHTQDVTCPKFSNAVDVDLSKCSEENLERTLDTTSNLHLISKSTEETEQLCIMSTEKNDPGSVLMTVGQSQSSETLGQTSSLLSSDNLLPTVSDSGAPGIDYENIRENTIYDKSRDMYKITETHLEVISNTTDKQNIMAITLNKEDFIISASTESQCKTIDEKQGGLENCSSQKEKLLEHEPEQQDCLDCGMDKMVSTSVDNKHKSISPAAVDPSSLGLNVPVSPADLKTSNEDFAYSSKLLICADNVSPPSNVHVCTPCVETSTENPSHDLEKPNLQTNLRSVVRSSPVRMAVDPEYENQENLIKAQCQEVTLMKEPNLDLNSSVSEHKNTVLCPIAGLIPVKSSSVVLPVPLEELQHLQIPSESNHCLNEFETDTIDPCDISLDSSDSEYEFPVRKVNFTRPALNNSVQSFKMATDATKDDHTLLSMTKLRGRERSTLAHAESEERFSTVPLNGSNDSIVENDFLRDSEHSVSRILNTESKNDTTSKGNAVECFSDGKSKDTTSLQDPVRQNDVSDHIHSDNDAENLRSNAETGSQRLLPGKNFIWNFSRPDDFVDPRAVCLTRKQKTNSENVCATLENSVSRGSVSTGKIREHDTSNKLKASGFQTVRNQNPLNAQVGQTVLANADTSTNTGHSPETINKVRSEMGPPLPPLLAPLLPTPPRSVRTISPIMSSSSRSSLPSPLDELISPMPGTPFLPLMSPLCDGRKRKSPVFNTPSPAEKANQRLLSSPLQFCAATPKHAVPVPGRLPLSANGSSACKVQENSVKILDTMYPELSARARTLNILKGNVQLNRGMTGDGQNVPVSQITGFKSITSTSTVFIKTGSNSKTSNKEKPNTCESQLSSESCTSVNKRAIDAFQMPKSAKRLRLDSESPIVDRVKDCFTMPAKNLHAKKANESCPNFSYCGSLPDIVKDSSVDEDIITNALKKVEELCFDLLPVIRSHVHVGTIPNVPVMRNEEKEVIYDFSSSKKGLADRFLHVLLKKIKTGKRSLDSANIQALCRVYVGLCRRLGDLERARILCYSILKEGFQDPDKLLLFVISSWNDILSLHGVVSKAIQAVLKILAKEDVGSCLSAYLNWEKSPPMNVSVLLNSVLMAIQLYPDVKFHESEKYGEDLTDNVWEYVFAVDLLCSHRKWIWTHENVISKELWPILDKWVKRKKGNLTLPLVPDIIVATVLRLIGHLCQMGLKEGFITAVKNITSVIITFIKQANEEGVPWGVQLASVYMLCDTAPCDPALIHQTLQAWKETTKNNLPPAVINRMQEIVSLCAQDK